TTAGACATGATGTATATTAGCTTGGGAGGAGCCACGTCAGCTTGGCGATGACCAATTTCAACTTTGGGACAACGCACTAACTGCAGCTTTCGTTCAATGATTTCCTCCTGCGACAACACTTGAGATATGTAACTTCAAGGCTCTGGAATGATTGTGTAAATTTTGTATCCAAGGGAATATCACTGTAGATGTTAATGCCTCAAGGCtagaggtggtgtgggtggaggcgggtGGTGAGAGTGAACAGGTGGGGAGAGTAAtagcaggtggaggagagtgagtgTGGCTGGAGGGAGAGTAACAGTAGCGGggaagagagaaagtgagagtggTTGGTGGGAGTGATtacgaaggagaggggggggggggacataacTAGAGGACGCGGCAAGGATTGTGTGGTGTGGGCGAGATAATGTCAACCCATCCACACCACCTCGTTCTCACGCTCGGCTGAAAATGTTCTTTAAAACAAGCCTGTTGTTAATGTTACCATTATTGCAGCGATTCTTTACAAATACCGTCGTAGTTAAGATCTGTTAAGAGACGTTATCGTTGTGTATAGCAATTACTTAAATCACATTTAAATATACAGTAAGATAAAATTGAACGCGCCATTGGGGTCGGCCGCTGTATGTACGAACAAAAGCAGAGGGCGAGTTGATCATGTCTCAATTTGTATGTACTCTTAAATCAGTTTTCTATGCCTGGGTCCATCGGTTACGTTAGGCTAGGGCAATTTAGTATATTTTGTGACGTGACACTCGGACTGAAAATTTTGAATATATCAATTTTTTTGCTCAAATCTTGAGTATTGTCATTTCTGTTGTTGGCGTGTGAAAATGCGAGTTTTGATATTTTTCAAGGAGTTGAAATTTCCAGTGACACTGACCTTGATGTTCAACTGCTCCCGCCCTATATCAAGAGAGGTCTCCAGCCTTGACCCTGGGGTGACTTGCCTCAAGTTTAGAGGTCAAGGCTTGACGCGTTCACTTGCTCGTCATCTGATAACACACAGGGCACATCAACACACAAGACACGTCAACAGACATAACTAGCATGTCAGTACAATACCATAGTAATCTTTCTGCCAAGTAGCAggtgtaataataataaatatgtacGAATTGTCTCTTCTACTCCTCTTGCCACCACATCAACACCGACCCAGTGCTGACGCCATATTTGACCAGGAGAAGACCACtttttgtggtgtgtgtgatgcTCTGCTCCCACACCCTCTGGTGCCGCGTCTTCCTCAGTAACCCATATCAGGAGCCCGACGCCAGCCCTTGCCCACGCCCTCCGGCCCACTTGGTGGCCCATGTGAGAATCCCCAGGCGAGCCCACGCCCTGAGGTCTACTTGATGGTCCATGTGAccccctctctttctttctccctgTTGATGCATGGCGTGACGGTTCTCTTTATGGTGAGTGACGCATGTGTGGGCAGGCATTTACCTATTTACGTTTGCGATGAGAGAGCTCTAGCTCCCATGCCTCGCCTCCTAGCTATTGGTAGTTGTTACTAAGGTATCGTTACAACTCTGTCATATCTCCTTTTAAAACTGTGGTCGAAATTTGCCCCCCTACACTTCCTCCTCTAGATCACTATTTTTTTCCGCCCGTACACTACTTCTTATATGTCTCTGGCTCATCGGTGTTACTAGTTCCCCCCTTGCGTTCTCTAGTTGTGTTCGTCTTCCTTGTTTATGGAAATCTTCCATGTTGTGATTGTCTCTCTCTAGTTATTTTTCCCAGTGATGTTTGGTTGAACACACTCAAGCTGTCCTCGCAACTTTGTTTTAGAAGTTCTGTAAGCAACCTCGTGCCAAATGCTTCGAAATGTTGACGTTTATTTTGACGTTTGGCAAGGTGGGGTTCCATAGAGaaactgcatactctaggattggtctcacataggcTGTATATAATGTACTGAACAATTTTGTATTCTGTTTATGTGAACATCTGGTATCTGTCTTAATGCAATGCCCACGTACATCCCCAGCTGTCGTAGCCACGTCCACACCTCTACAGCCACGCCCACACCTCTACAACCacgactacaccaacaaccacgccCATCTCTACAGTCACGCCTACCCCAGCAACCAAACCCACCTCCGCAACAACGCCCAAGCAAGCAATCACACATTACGCGGTAGTTACGCCCACCACCTTCCTGAcaagggtgtgggcgtggtgcaGGAGGGGTAAAGGTCAGAAGGTGTACTCACGTCCGGGTGACAGTAAGTGTTGAGGGGAGTATTAGGGTTATTCGCCGTGTGTTTGTCATTACTGCGGCCACCCATGTTGCCCTGACAACATGGGTGACCATGTTGTCAGGGCAACATTGTTAGGGGACTAACAAAGGCAGAAAACTAAACATTACTAATAAAACCAAAAAACTAAACATTACTAACAAAAACAGAAAACTAAACAGTATCGCTAACAAAAACAAATCCATTTACTAAATATAAAACTAATATTACTAACAAAGGCTATTTAAACTAAACATTGGTAAAACACTCAAATTTAAATATTGTTGCCAAAAAGTTAAAACAATACTTCAAAAAATCATAATTAACATTATTACGAACAAAAATACAGCTCAAAATAAATGCAACATGTGAGAATGCCTGAAGCAGCGTGACCCATCAGTCTGCCAAAGCGGGAGAAGCTCTCCGTGAGTTCACAATGATAAATATAATCGGAATTATACAAATTATTGAGcatcgtgacacacacacacaacataaatGTCAAAACATTTCCTTGTTTATCAGAGATAAGCTAACAACTCTGCCACAATCGGGTATACTAGGAAATACATATATAATTATACGAAAAtctcaatagcgtgatgcatgaaatgaacaaatccacaaggggctgtgccaaggattcgaacctacgtccgagaagatAGTAGAGAGGATCTAGTAacttcgattaaggcagcgtctgggatcctctcggacgtaggttcgaaccctcgtcacggcccttatggatttgtacaTATATAATGGTTGATAAAATTGAAATAACGGTGCAAATGGTGTTGTATTTTAGTTTCTCTTATGGGCGTATGCAAATAAAAGCTGGTGTACGTATATTAATAATCATTGTTAGTGAGGTCTTTGTAACAATTGTGtaattattatatgtattattattagtattattatgcgTCTTAATTCGTCTTAATTTAtgcgttttattttattttttactagCCACACTTGAAAGGTCATGAAATTCCATGAACTTTATCAAACAGGTGTGTTTTCTGTACGTACCTTGGTTGACAACTCTAGTAACTTCAACGCGCATTAAGCACTGATCCACAATAACTGCTTAATATAAAACAAGGCCCCCCAAAAATTATCACAACTCCTAAACCTCACAAAAATATCCACTGTGCTGTCATCTGATCCCTAGAAAGTCGTCGTTGATTTAGAGGGCGACGACTGTATGCTGTCGATGTCTGAGTTTGCTGATCAAGGTAAACTAAATCTTCGCAGCGAGGCAGTAATACCTTATGGCATGGCTATAAACTTGTCATATTCATTCTGTCGACGAATACTAAGTTTTAAATAATATACGGAATGAGGTTATGTATAGTACACGTGAtatactaagcctaggaatatttaagtttgatttTAGCTATATTTTCTAAACTCTTATAAAGTGAATAGAATCAAACTAACTgttcattacgtcaatatatgtacgatggtccataGAGTTGCAAAAAGTTCCATCTAAACAGGAAGGAGGATGGGTTAACACATTTGGGGAGATAGGAAgcagcacgcgcacgcacgcacgcatacacacacgcacaaaccatATTGTTCTCCACCAAAGCCGAGATAGAAGATATGCATAATAGTTATGGTCGGAATCCTTGCATAAAAAAGCGATCCAAAGTAAACAAATTAAGACAAATCTAATCTAATTTAGTAATGTCTTAACAGCGTTTTCTTGTCTTCGCAAATTTAAGAGCATCGGGCTTTTGATAttctaaaacaaaaaaatatctaAGTAACTAGTGCAGTTTTCCTGCCAGCGTGACCCTCACCTActccacacacacgcgcgcgcgcgcttcATAACATAAAAAGTAAATGATGGGCTTAAACGACAGTTTTCAGGGGCAAGCGTATAATCCAGGAAGACTGAGACCACTTCCAGAATGACAGGGCGGGGCGGAAATGCGTGCGAAGCGCGGAAATATTTACCACGGAAATATTTACCACAGTGGTGGAAACGCAAGGAAATGGGAACGAGTAACTGGTGCAGCTCACTGTTGCCAAGCGTAAGCGTAAATATTTTTACTGTCAGGCGGTCAAAGAACCCCCAGAATTCAGTTATATTTTAGTGATTTTTTTTCCCTATAGGTTATAATAAAGGAGCAAAACAGTAGCTATTGTATAAAAAGACAAAGTTACAGTGATTATGTCGTTGATTTagaggcgacgacgatcgtgggatcggatgcgcccttaTGGTGGTTAGACTCAACATGCTCCATTGCAGGAGAGAccaaacaacaacacacctgtcaAGTTGCTTGCCACGTTTCCCTGTCCTGCAAGCTGTGAAGCATTCGAgagttggggcaaaatatgacgaaGCCTTCTGGAGTGCAGTCGGAGACCAACTATCACTCTCACTGTGTGTGGGCCCATTCCTCCAGCGGTGTTTACACCAGTAGTGCGACCTCCGAGGCGCCCAGAGTAACAACACTCTCAGGACCACCTGCAACTCTCCTCCCGTCGGTTGTGACACTCTGGGTTTGGTATTcttaaaaaaattaacaaaaagtaAATAATAAGAATATAACGAGAattatatatacatgaaaaaatCATGAGAAGTTTCAGTTTGTTTACTTTTAATTATATCTCGTTTCAATCAACATCCAGTTCAGAATTTCCTTTGGTGACACTAACTAGTTGCCAGTTTATTACTTGACTGTCTCCTGTTTTGTGTCTATTAGAACTGAGATAAATGGATGACACCACTTCCCCAAAATTAACTTAAACATTTATTTTTCCATTACCTGATTTTATCTTAactaacacactagtggcctcgatgaggacgggaagccggcggcttgtcaaatatCTCTCCATTTGTCCGAAAGTTGGTGTTGCCACATTGTCTTCTAAATATGACCGTAAAACTTCGATCATTTATATTGTTTTACTCATTTGAATTTAAATTAGTTTAAGTTACAATATAATATAATCAACCTATCCTCttaaaatgatagtacttataacaACTATTTGGTCGACCGTACAAAAATGGACTTGCAGCCAACAATGTTAATGTTTTgtactatatatttttttaaaaggCACAAAAAACCTAGCATTCCAAGGgctcatatatcatatatacacAGTACTAGGACTAGGACAGCATATATTAGACCTAGGATTGCTTGGTTAGGTTCATAATTTTGTTTCTTTAGTTAGTATGCCATTTGGACTAATTAAGTAATACATACAGAAAATGTTACAGAAAAGCAGTGTTGTACTTCATATTTAACATTAACTATAGTTTTTCAATCGATCAATCGATAAGTTGAATATTGCAGGTAGTGCTCAATAATAAATATAAAGCCCTTAAGTCTGTAATTCACATGCTAGAGCAGCCAACTTTACTTTCACAAATGGTAGGAATTGCAGTCAACTGCTACTGGATATGCTCGTTTTATGTGCAGTAGAGCAtgataatatttttaaaaatgatttttttcattcttgcctgggagtgtgtggggtgggtgaccaTAGGGGGAGTGCGTGGACCTTGAGGCTACGGAGTATATACCATCGTAGTGCGGAGTCTTCCTTCAGACAGCTCCCTTCTCCTGGGTGGGTCGTGTACCTGTAGCAAGATGAACGCTCTCGTGAGTATCACCCTCAACCACACTGCTTATGGGAGCACCAGTTTGAAATGTTATCAACAAACTTCACATACGAAGTACACGCAATATGGATATTCACCGGAATGTATATTACGCTTCCCGTTGATATACTGAGTTTACATTATACAGGAAACTTAAGATagccatgcgaggcagctgctgtttatatcccccaaactcattcatattatTGTCTACAACTTCCgccccaaccacacacacacacacgcgcgcaaaaAAATCATTGGTTTGTTTCTAACGGAAGATAAATTTGTGATCCCAAAGATTGTGTTTCGTATGTGAAGTTAATAATGAAAGGAAATGTTAGTTAGCCTAGTTTGGAATGCGCACATTTTTCAGTACGTACTGAGCTTTTACTTTGATTTTTGGGATTACTAAGTGTGACCTCAGGATGTATTTAATATCCAATAAgttgtgatgaccaaaccactcactacACATCCAATAAGTTATCTGGCCTAACAACTCGGCATCATCCGCTAACTGCTTGCATAACTTCTAACTGCTTAGAAATTATCTCAAATTATCCATTTGAATGAATAACATGACTATAGTCCTGATTTTATATTTTCCGTTTCATCACCCACCAAATATCAAGACATGTACTTCATATACTGAAAATTAATATACAATAAATTGATTTATTTGTATCTTAATATAACAGTCATTTAGAACATGAACAAAATTACTGAACTTCATTATAAATTACTGAAATTACTGTTTTCACATTTAATAATACTTTATTTTAGCGAGTTGTGTACGTGGTGGttgctgtggctgtgtgtggtactGAAGCCGGCACCCTGGGCTCTCACGGCACGCTCTCCCACAACCTTCACAGCAATGTTGGTGCCCATAAAGTCCCCGTAGCTGCCGTATCTGTCTCTCACCACGTACCTGCTGCAACTATCTCTCACAGTAAGACTGTCTTCAGCGCCCCAGTGGCTCCCATCAAATCTCAATACCACACCCAAGACAAAAACGGTCAGTATTCCTTCGGCTACAACGCTGGCGATTCATCCCGCGACGAAAGCCGCGACGCCTATGGCAATGTGCGTGGCTCCTTTAGCTACATCGACTCGTATGGCAAAGTTCAGAAGCAAGACTACATCGCCGACGCCTACGGCTTCCGGGTAGCTGGCACCAACCTGCCTGTCCACATCACCGACGTGCCTCCTTACCGCCATAAGCGTTCCTATGCCACTTTCCCAGCCTCTACTGGACCTCTGGGCAGCTTATCCCATGCGGGTCCCTTGGTTCACACGTCTCCTGTTCAGGGCTACTCTGGTGTGCATGGTAACGGGGGACCCGGAGGCTTTTCATATAGTTTCCGCAGCGTCCCCTCAGTTATCCCTTACAACAGCTATGAGGTGCCGACTCATGGGGGTTATCATTAAGCTACCATATTAAAAACTGAACAGTGCCACTATTGAGGTATAATCTGCCGAACCCTTCACTCTGATTTGACAGCTTCTCCAGTTGATCGCAGATGAATTGCATTGAACGTTTTGTGTTGGTTATATAAAGTATATTAAATAAAAACAATTACTGCATGAATAAACCCACAAAAACCGTGATGAAGGCTCGAACGTACGCACGGGAGAAGCTTCGGGATCCTAGTGAGGGCAGTACTACTACAGGGTGCAacttttttaccatgtcgtggcacagttacCATGTcagtagggcctcgtagcctggtggatagcgcgcaggactcgtaattctgtggcgcgggttcgattcccgcacgaggcagaaacaaatgggcacagtttctttcaccctgaatgcccctgttatctagtagtaaataggtacctgggagttagtcagctgtcacgggctgcttcctgggggtggaggcctggtcgaggaccgggccgcggggacactaaagccccaaaatcatcccaagataacctcaagacagttGAATAAGGCGCAGCTGAGAACATcccgtgcataggttcgaaccctcatcacggcccttgtggatttattcatttgatatatcacgatattgtgatttttgtgtgtaaattaGTGCATATTTTCCGTCTTTAACTCCTTTATATATAGAACCGCCTTGAGAAACAGAAATCTTAATTTCACTTAAGAAATTCTTAATTGAGATTAAGAGGCCTTAATAGGGAAATTATGGTCtctattttattattaatatactgTTTAAGGAAAAGCGGTTGTTGTCTAGTGCAAATGGCTTCCACTTAAGTATTATAATGTAATGAAcatatccacaagagccgtgctcATTTGATGtgtcacgctattgtgatatctgtattataatataatgttgccATATATGAGAACGCTTGTGTTTGTACTGAAATTTCCTATTGTTTGCAAATGTCAAACAGATGTATATAAATTGCTTGCTAATAACTGAAAAATATTTTCTGGTTCCCTATTAATTTTCATTCATAATTTCCATTCATTTAAACTAATTATATGTAAGATATATAATAAATCTTCATAGAATGATATTCAGATTTGAATATTCCCataaattaaaataattataattgtaacGTAGCTGCATCCATATATATACAACATAAAGTTTTTAAATTATTGGGAAATTTATGTAACCAGCATAGATTAATTAGATAGTTACTCTTGATACTGCCGCACTTAAGTATATTTAATACCAGTCTATTGAATTTCATATCAGTTTATTGATAACCATAATACTGTACCAGCTTATTGAGATCCATAATACCAGTCAACTGACTACCACATTACAAGCAGAGTAAATGATACAATAGTGTTCCTGCTCACACACCTAGTTCAGTATTCTCCTTGTACTATACAGGCCTAGTACAGCTAATATCAACATATGCTTACTACTGCTGCATACAGTTGAACGCTGTTTAAGGAAATTGACACAAACGGTAAAAATATGATGCACTTTAATTGTCTAAGAGTAATATTCCTTTGGAATGTTTTACTAAGATATAAAAAATCAGAGCGACATGTTTAACAAAAGAATGCATTTCAGGCTAAATTGTAGAGGATCAATCAAGGGGGAGACAaaacactacatatatatatctctggCAACAGATAACGGTTTTGTATAAGTAAGAAGTAGGAGAGAACTATGCTCAATCGATTATGAAAGTGATACCTCGTTAATACAATGCTGAATGTGAAAGGAAGTACGATTGAAGTTCCAAACTACAAGTGCCACAATCTACAACAATGTATTAATAAGGCTTTATGGCATTAAAAAACACCTGAACAAATGTGGAATTTTAATGATAACAGCAATGTTACATTGAAATAATTACTGCAACAATACAGCTGCTAAGGAACGCTGCAATAGAAAATGTACAAAATTATGGTGGTGTTGGGCttaggcttatcaacctctggaggttgATAAAAGGATTGAATAAAAGGATTCCCAATCCTTTTATTAGTTAAATGGATCTCTCCAAATGTTAAAATGTTCCTTCCCTGTGTTAGATTAGGCAAAGACTTCACTTAGTTGTTAGATAAAAGGGTTTCCTAGGTCATGTTAAGCGTTCCCTATAGGTTATGTAAAAGATTCCCTGGGATCGCATATGTTATTGGACATGTCTATCGTAACCTTATAGCAACGCATAACTTTTTTAAGACATTATAAAGTACAAAGAGTTGTTCTTTTACGGTCGAAGACGACCCCCACCAGCGAGAGATGTGTTGTTTCATGAAACATGTTTCTTTCAGAAATATTACAGTCTGCCTTACCAGAGATTCTCTTTGCGTGTCAATAGACTGTTAATAACTACTGGCGATTTAAGCGGCATTTAATAAATTTTATAGTTTGTGTACAAACTGAGTAAAAAGTGGAGTCTTAACCAAAATGACTGGAAGATTGGTCCATTTCGAAAAACAACGAGGCATCATTAAATGCAGTACCTCGGTTCTTCCAGCATACCACTTAAGTTCAGTATGGTTAGTTTAGCCTGAGAGTGCTTAGAAATGAAGTGAACTGTCATGTACTGTATCAGGAATtactgcctaacctaacttagtctccctccccattcccccacAATAAAATAAAAACATGGCAAACTGACAATAGAACACATTGTCAAATTTTATCCTACCTACGGGTCAAGatcttatttatttacatatatttttatcacTGCAGTTTCCTTAGCCAAGCAAACTTTAAGGTCAAATTCTCTAACTTATTATATGCATATTTAACCATTCAACTACCTCCCAAAAGGACCGGCATGGGGTCATCAATAAACTAAATCGATAAAGTCACCCAGTTCTTATTTGTGAGTAGAATTCTTTGTTCAGCACTGGAAAACTTTAATACTTCGTTATAGCTCTGAACATTTACTTGCCTTTGTTATACGCTTCAAAATCAATATAAACCTATTATTGTAATGCAGCCAAAGTTAACCACAcagacctggtgtgtgtgtgtgctggcatcACACGTGTGGGGCCACACAGCCCTATTAACACAACTAATTCATGCAGACGGACAATGGACGCATTCTGCGTGTATTAGCAATAAAGAATTACGCATATAACACATACAGAATATAAATTAAGATACTCATCctgcagaaatatatatatattttgatttaGGTTTAGAAACACGTTAAGCGTTTTCAATAACACAATACGGAGCCAGTGTTTTGAATATCTGCTGGGAGCTCCATTAAACAGGGATCTTTGAAAGTTGTGACTTATATCACGGGTTCTGCCAAACCACTAATTATTATTCTCACAAAAAGAATATACAAGAAAGCTTCAGAACTCACAAGGATACTGTCAAGCGAGTGTGCATTTTCAGACACTTGGGAATCGCTCAAGAATGCAGTCAGCcacaaagaaaaaatatatatagccaATTGACAGGCAGCAATCGAGGGTAATGAACGTCCTTGGCAGGTATTGTGAACTGTTGAACAACTTGGTGTCCTCGGGGGAGAGTGACTTGCTCACTTCTTCTGGAGAAGTACTTATCCTTCCTTGGGATATATTATCCAACACAATCTGCGTCGCGTTTATACGTTCCACGTGAAAGACGTTCTCACTTCACCCTCCGTCGACTGTCGACCTTCTTACCGTTCCTCCAGTCCTTCGTAATTGCTTTTTGGTTATTTTTCCGCATTTATATTTGTAAGGTTATGAGAcaggcaataataataataatggaggcGACAGGAGGACTTAAGAAATACATTTTATCTTAGAGATAACGGAAGCAAGTTATTGTTGTCCCAGATAAAACCCAACTGATAGCCATCTTACAGAGGCATCAAATATCGTCTTGTCATAAGACTAGACAAGAAAACACTGATCCATCCCATGAAAATGTGCTCTTCACAAGACACGTGAAATGTATTGCAGACAAATGCATAAGGAAACTAGCCTGTTGACAGTGGGCCGCTCATCTCCTATAGCTAAGGGATACACAATACTCCAACTCCCAAATTAGATAATGGAGTGCTCACCATAAATTTGGGATTACTTTCCACAGTCTTATCTTAAGTACCTTGAGAAAAGTCAATATTGAGCTGCACCAGATCATAGTGTTACGTCAATAAATAAAAAACCTTGTAAGTTTATGGTTAAAactacatagtattaaaaaatatatagaaTCCCCTTATTACTACAGATAACTGTATAGAAAATGTGCAGCTCCAGCTTGCAAATTTCAAActcaaatgaaaataaattaataataataataataataatagcgacTGTCAATACCGGGGTCGTAGGTTCGCGCCCACCTATAGTtctagtggattttctcaataatattcATAATAATAATGAAGCAGTAATAAAAACAGGATTAACAAGAGTTCCTGCCTATGGTATGATATCTTAATAACAGTAAAACCAATATAagataaatattatttataataacGCACTTGGCAAACTAAAATCTTGCACTCGGAAAGGATATGGAGACAGGAGAGGAGTTGCTATAAGAAGAGAGAATTAAGGAACACTTTCTAACCACTTGAACCAACGTGAAGCAACAAATCACAATTCAAGGAAAATTACAGGTATAGAACACGCTGGTATCTGTGCCTGGAACATatatgaaattt
This DNA window, taken from Procambarus clarkii isolate CNS0578487 chromosome 40, FALCON_Pclarkii_2.0, whole genome shotgun sequence, encodes the following:
- the LOC123757867 gene encoding adult-specific rigid cuticular protein 15.5-like codes for the protein MNALRVVYVVVAVAVCGTEAGTLGSHGTLSHNLHSNVGAHKVPVAAVSVSHHVPAATISHSKTVFSAPVAPIKSQYHTQDKNGQYSFGYNAGDSSRDESRDAYGNVRGSFSYIDSYGKVQKQDYIADAYGFRVAGTNLPVHITDVPPYRHKRSYATFPASTGPLGSLSHAGPLVHTSPVQGYSGVHGNGGPGGFSYSFRSVPSVIPYNSYEVPTHGGYH